The Crocosphaera subtropica ATCC 51142 genome includes a window with the following:
- a CDS encoding heme o synthase translates to MIGTDVVRRNENFLQVVRSYYQLTKPRIIPLLLITTAASMWIASEGEVDSFRLFITLLGGTLAAASAQVMNCIYDRDIDYEMLRTRARPIPSGRVQSRHALIFALVLAVISFSLFLVYINLLSGLLAMSGIAFYMLVYTHFLKRNTPQNIVIGGAAGSIPPLVGWAAVTGDLSWAPWILFAIIFLWTPPHFWALALMIKDDYAQVNVPMMPVIEGEESTVRQIWWYTLLVIPCTFLLVYPVGASGWLYGVMALFLGAIFIKKTWLLKQNPLDKDMAKSLFKFSILYLMLLCTAMVVDSLPFTHQLFTAMVNFVG, encoded by the coding sequence ATGATTGGGACTGATGTTGTCCGTCGTAACGAGAACTTTTTACAAGTGGTTAGAAGTTATTATCAGCTAACCAAACCGAGGATTATTCCTCTATTATTAATCACCACGGCCGCTTCTATGTGGATCGCCTCTGAGGGTGAAGTGGACTCCTTTAGACTCTTTATTACCTTACTAGGAGGAACCCTTGCGGCCGCTTCAGCGCAAGTGATGAACTGTATCTACGATCGCGATATTGATTATGAAATGTTGCGAACTCGGGCCCGTCCCATTCCTTCAGGCCGAGTACAATCTCGTCACGCCCTCATTTTTGCCCTGGTATTAGCGGTCATTTCTTTTAGTCTCTTTCTCGTCTATATCAACCTTCTCAGTGGCTTATTGGCCATGTCCGGTATTGCCTTCTATATGCTGGTTTATACCCACTTTCTCAAACGTAATACCCCTCAAAATATTGTCATTGGTGGGGCTGCTGGTTCCATTCCTCCTCTGGTGGGTTGGGCTGCCGTAACCGGGGATCTCAGTTGGGCCCCTTGGATTTTATTTGCCATTATTTTCCTCTGGACTCCCCCCCATTTTTGGGCATTAGCGTTGATGATTAAAGATGATTATGCCCAGGTGAATGTACCGATGATGCCGGTAATAGAAGGGGAAGAGTCAACGGTTCGTCAAATTTGGTGGTACACCCTCTTAGTGATTCCCTGCACTTTCTTATTAGTGTATCCTGTGGGGGCTTCCGGTTGGCTATATGGCGTGATGGCCTTATTCTTAGGGGCGATCTTTATCAAGAAAACTTGGTTACTCAAACAAAACCCCTTAGATAAAGATATGGCAAAATCCTTGTTTAAGTTTTCTATCCTCTATTTGATGTTGCTATGTACTGCTATGGTAGTGGATAGTTTACCGTTTACCCATCAACTGTTTACCGCTATGGTCAATTTTGTTGGCTGA
- a CDS encoding COX15/CtaA family protein: MTESVLTGQITTSSDRPKVQKWMRLLVWKIAIATLLLMAVGSATRVMNAGLACPDWPLCYGQLVPTQQMNLQVFLEWFHRLDASLIGLSTLALVALSWWFRKELPKWLPWACLGALGLIVFQGILGGLTVTQMLRFDIVTAHLGTALLFFATLVIIALCLTPYHGTTTARKLRWVSLTAAILVYIQCLLGALVGSRWALHQCFGGSQLCAVMNSHIIGVVPATFATLTVVFMAWRTPALHPTLRKLAWVAGGVVVLQVLLGVATFYLHLQVEPLTVTHHTVGAALFATLVALTTLGMRDANSYAQSNR, encoded by the coding sequence ATGACAGAATCTGTTCTTACAGGACAAATAACCACCTCAAGCGATCGCCCGAAAGTCCAAAAATGGATGAGACTATTAGTGTGGAAAATCGCCATCGCTACTCTGCTATTAATGGCCGTAGGGAGTGCCACACGGGTGATGAATGCCGGGTTAGCTTGTCCAGATTGGCCGTTGTGTTATGGTCAGTTAGTTCCCACCCAACAAATGAACCTACAAGTCTTTTTAGAGTGGTTTCATCGGTTGGATGCTTCTTTGATTGGGTTAAGTACCTTGGCCTTAGTTGCTCTCTCTTGGTGGTTTCGCAAAGAACTCCCCAAATGGCTACCCTGGGCTTGTTTAGGAGCATTAGGCCTAATTGTCTTCCAAGGAATTTTAGGGGGTCTAACGGTCACTCAAATGCTGCGGTTTGATATTGTGACTGCCCATTTAGGAACTGCCCTCCTCTTTTTTGCCACCCTAGTGATCATCGCCTTGTGTTTAACCCCCTATCATGGCACCACCACTGCCAGGAAACTGCGATGGGTGAGCCTCACCGCTGCTATTTTAGTTTATATCCAATGCTTATTAGGGGCTTTAGTGGGTTCCCGTTGGGCGCTACATCAATGCTTTGGAGGTTCTCAACTCTGCGCTGTTATGAATAGTCATATTATTGGTGTGGTTCCTGCTACTTTTGCGACCTTAACCGTGGTTTTTATGGCTTGGCGTACTCCGGCACTTCATCCGACCTTAAGAAAACTAGCCTGGGTAGCTGGTGGTGTCGTGGTGTTACAAGTCCTTTTAGGAGTCGCTACCTTTTACCTACATTTACAGGTAGAACCCTTAACCGTGACCCATCATACAGTGGGGGCTGCTTTATTTGCTACGTTAGTGGCTTTGACCACCCTGGGAATGCGAGATGCCAACTCCTACGCACAAAGTAACCGTTAA